Proteins from a genomic interval of Quercus lobata isolate SW786 chromosome 11, ValleyOak3.0 Primary Assembly, whole genome shotgun sequence:
- the LOC115966426 gene encoding uncharacterized protein LOC115966426: protein LSLTIQTEVHDHQLTRSIWKLMKFTCDFCGKEGNLPYCCVQCDFGIHSRCAACPRILKVYRHNHLLHLTPSLQVHQFDSPICLLCVQKVDTLWLYYCSRCDFVAHLYCSMLSWNWEHINLQELEEEQTTESKSEDSELHQSFDSEICKVKKTTVGEDGTEIATKIKHFSHEHNLKLTDEIPNNTKCNGCVQSILSPFYSCAPCSFFLHKSCSKLPKIKRHPIHTHPLTLNYQQDSFFCVTCAQCCNGLKYNCQICEYNYNVQCILLSDTLTHACHMHRLYLSSTSIRQKCSSCSSEMYKVFRCATCDFVLDFKCATLPLTTWYNQHEHPFTLYYTPEDDFGEYYCDICEEERDPKQWFYYCAECSFPAHHDCILGKIQMSSNTYNDHQLGGATQ, encoded by the coding sequence TTATCACTCACCATCCAAACTGAAGTCCATGACCACCAATTGACCCGTAGCATTTGGAAGCTAATGAAGTTCACTTGCGACTTCTGTGGCAAAGAAGGCAATCTGCCTTATTGTTGTGTCCAATGTGATTTCGGTATACATTCACGTTGTGCTGCTTGCCCACGCATACTGAAAGTTTATCGTCACAACCACCTTCTCCACCTCACCCCTTCGCTTCAAGTCCATCAATTCGACTCTCCAATTTGCCTACTTTGTGTTCAAAAAGTGGATACACTCTGGCTTTACTATTGCTCAAGATGCGATTTTGTTGCCCACCTCTATTGTTCTATGCTCTCCTGGAACTGGGAGCACATAAATTTGCAAGAACTTGAAGAGGAGCAGACCACTGAGTCAAAATCTGAAGATTCAGAGCTCCATCAATCCTTTGACTCAGAAATTTGCAAAGTCAAAAAAACCACTGTGGGGGAGGACGGAACTGAAATAGccacaaaaatcaaacacttCAGTCACGAACATAATTTGAAGCTTACTGATGAGATACCAAATAACACAAAATGCAACGGGTGCGTACAATCCATTCTTTCTCCATTTTATAGTTGTGCCCCATGTAGCTTCTTTCTTCATAAATCTTGTTCTaaattacccaaaataaaaCGACACCCTATTCATACTCACCCTCTCACCCTCAATTATCAGCAAGATTCTTTTTTCTGTGTTACCTGTGCCCAGTGCTGCAATGGCTTAAAATACAACTGTCAAATATGCGAGTATAATTACAATGTTCAATGTATTTTATTATCAGACACCCTTACTCATGCTTGTCATATGCATCGTCTTTACCTCTCTAGCACAAGCATTAGACAAAAGTGTAGTAGTTGTAGTTCTGAAATGTATAAAGTATTTCGTTGTGCCACTTGTGATTTTGTTCTTGACTTCAAATGTGCTACACTACCACTAACCACATGGTACAACCAACATGAACATCCATTCACTCTCTATTATACTCCTGAAGATGACTTCGGTGAATATTATTGTGATATCTGTGAAGAAGAACGAGATCCCAAGCAATGGTTTTACTATTGTGCAGAGTGTAGCTTTCCTGCTCATCATGACTGTATTCTGGGGAAAATCCAAATGTCAAGCAACACATATAATGACCACCAGTTGGGAGGTGCTACACAATAA
- the LOC115966427 gene encoding zinc finger MYM-type protein 1-like, translating into MVFSLLTVNVELPTTNVAIPIPENVDVPIPENADFSISQTQFQRIDLDSLDYDPGTRKQIWEYHVNQRDEIRRAYIKKGPHQPPLETFKKSGKRNRSFQASWYRNNSKWLEYSPTTDAAYCLPCFVFHNPNVVVGQNTFIVGGFRNWKKVGGKDCSFQVHIGKDPNSAHKVTEQMCKDLMNQSQHLQRVVDHFTTEQIANNRLQLKATIFIVQYLAFQAIAFRDQDESFSSLNRGNFHESLGIVTFWNEKVAEIIEKAPKNATYTSSRIQKEILHVFSAKVKKAIREEIGDAKFCIMIDEARDESMKEQMAVVFRYVDAEGFVKERFFGLIHVVDTAALTLKKGIYSLLSQYCLDIQNIRGQGYDGASNMRGMWNGLQALILNDCPYAYYIHCFAHRLQLALVKASKQVVPISHFFLTLLFLIKIVNASCKRNEQLKVANANEIACLIDLEELETGSGLNQIGTLNWHFTTT; encoded by the exons atggttttttctttgttgactg TCAACGTGGAATTGCCAACAACTAATGTTGCTATTCCAATTCCGGAAAATGTGGATGTTCCAATTCCGGAAAATGCGGATTTTTCAATCtctcaaacacaatttcaaagaatTGACCTTGATTCTTTGGATTATGATCCCGGAACACGCAAACAAATATGGGAATATCATGTTAATCAACGTGATGAAATTCGACGGGCTTACATTAAAAAAGGTCCGCACCAACCTCCTCTAGAGACATTCAAAAAAAGTGGAAAGCGCAATCGTAgctttcaagcttcttggtatagaaataattcaaaatggCTTGAATATTCTCCTACAACAGATGCAGCTTATTGTCTACCCTGCTTTGTCTTTCATAATCCAAATGTGGTTGTGGGACAAAATACATTCATTGTTGGTGGatttagaaattggaaaaagGTTGGGGGCAAAGATTGTTCTTTTCAAGTTCATATAGGAAAAGATCCTAACTCAGCTCATAAAGTTACTGAGCAAATGTGTAAGGATTTGATGAACCAATCGCAGCATTTGCAAAGGGTAGTTGATCATTTCACTACTgaacaaattgcaaataatcGGTTGCAACTGAAGGCCACAATTTTTATTGTCCAATATCTTGCCTTTCAAGCTATAGCTTTTAGAGATCAAGATGAAAGTTTTAGTTCATTAAATCGTGGGAACTTTCATGAATCATTAGGTATTGTGACTTTTTGGAATGAGAAGGTTgctgaaataatagaaaaagctcCAAAAAATGCAACCTACACATCATCTAGGATTCAAAAGGAAATTCTACATGTTTTCTCAGCCAAAGTGAAGAAGGCCATTCGGGAAGAAATTGGTGATGCAAAGTTTTGCATAATGATTGATGAAGCTCGTGATGAGTCCATGAAAGAGCAAATGGCTGTGGTGTTTAGATATGTTGATGCAGAAGGCTTTGTGAAAGAAcgcttttttgggcttattcatGTTGTTGACACTGCAGCTTTGACTCTAAAGAAGGGGATATATTCTTTGTTATCTCAATATTGCttagatatacaaaatattcgaGGGCAAGGATATGATGGAGCAAGCAACATGCGAGGTATGTGGAATGGATTacaagctttgattttgaatgattgcCCATATGCTTACTATATCCATTGTTTTGCACATCGCTTACAATTGGCATTAGTAAAAGCATCAAAACAAGTTGTTCCcattagtcatttttttcttacattgcTTTTTCTGATCAAAATTGTTAATGCTTCATGCAAGCGCAATGAGCAATTGAAAGTTGCGAATGCTAATGAAATAGCATGTTTGATTGATCTTGAAGAGCTTGAGACTGGAAGTGGACTTAATCAAATTGGCACTTTAAATTGGCACTTTACAACGACCTGA
- the LOC115967537 gene encoding ankyrin repeat-containing protein ITN1-like gives MYHRRLKAKVPIVRSNSLPRMSYPHMASSDVEIDQQGFSSVDRIFPTTAFSPYLAQGEAQSQRPYESNYEFSSRHSAFDVNSDAPTSLVLRSIISDIPKGVSSGTSTLQEERIQTDVAVDLSGHVAKENQNQHQTYKRLTRSEYLTLYRAALKGNWQEAKRRLEADPDAIRYSIAEASETILHIACASKHTAFVKELVQFLTPEDLEGKDINGYTALCFAAQLGIVVIAKEMVKKSANLPLIRSSEGRTPLHIAALLGRRDMVSYLFSVTPLKDLTPDERMEILVATITYDMYDIALKILDKDETLETANKRTLALRDLARKPFAIGSTSHLSLWKRCLNSWFKGICKKALMKTLAYQLVERLSKEVQPFQDRQSSYDFPTVLFDAAKFGNAEFLNILISSYPDIIWIADNQNRSLFHIAVLNRQESVFNLIYEIAAVKEIILTYVDDKNENILHLAGYLAPSSRLNIVSGAALQMQRELLWFKEAEKIVPPSYLNMKSSGLTPGDLFTKKHKNLRREGEKWMKDTANYCMIVATLITTVVFAAAFTVPGGSSQDTGTPILLKSIWFRVFFISDAIALFSSSSSILIFLSILTSRFTEMDFLVSLPSKLVLGLTTLFISIAGMVAAFSATCFLVFKSEMASLPTVIIALAGVPIILFVLLHYKLWVDIIRSTFLSRFLFKPRKNRFLCLGIRF, from the exons ATGTATCATAGAAGACTGAAGGCAAAGGTGCCAATTGTAAGAAGCAATTCATTACCACGAATGAGTTATCCTCATATGGCTTCTTCAGACGTTGAAATTGATCAACAAGGATTCTCTTCCGTCGATCGAATATTTCCTACAACAGCATTTTCTCCATACTTGGCTCAAGGAGAAGCTCAAAGTCAAAGACCATATGAATCAAACTATGAATTTAGCAGTCGGCATTCGGCTTTCGATGTTAATTCAGATGCACCTACATCATTAGTACTCCGATCAATTATTTCTGACATACCCAAAGGGGTTAGCTCAGGCACTTCGACATTGCAAGAAGAAAGGATTCAGACAGATGTAGCAGTGGATCTAAGCGGGCATGTAGcgaaagaaaatcaaaatcaacatCAGACTTATAAGA GATTAACAAGATCTGAGTACCTTACACTCTATCGAGCTGCCTTAAAAGGTAATTGGCAAGAAGCTAAGCGTAGACTTGAGGCTGATCCAGATGCCATTCGATATTCCATTGCAGAAGCGAGTGAGACAATTCTTCACATTGCATGTGCATCAAAACACACAGCTTTTGTAAAAGAACTGGTGCAATTTTTGACTCCAGAAGACTTAGAAGGGAAAGACATAAATGGATATACAGCCCTCTGCTTTGCTGCGCAATTAGGAATTGTGGTAATTGCTAAGGAGATGGTGAAAAAGAGCGCGAATCTGCCATTGATCCGCAGTAGTGAAGGAAGGACACCACTTCACATAGCAGCTTTGCTGGGACGGAGAGACATGGTGTCGTATCTATTCTCTGTGACTCCTTTAAAAGATTTGACTCCTGATGAACGCATGGAGATCCTTGTTGCTACTATTACCTATGATATGTATG ATATAGCACTAAAAATTCTGGACAAGGATGAAACTTTGGAAACTGCGAACAAGCGAACCTTAGCATTGCGTGATTTGGCCAGAAAACCTTTTGCAATTGGCAGCACAAGTCATCTATCACTCTGGAAAAGATGCTTAAACTCCT ggTTCAAAGGAATCTGTAAGAAAGCTTTGATGAAGACCTTGGCCTATCAATTGGTTGAACGCCTCTCGAAAGAGGTTCAACCATTCCAAGACAGACAATCCTCGTACGATTTTCCAACTGTACTTTTTGATGCTGCAAAATTTGGGAATGCTGAATTCCTAAATATACTTATTAGCTCTTATCCCGATATCATATGGATAGCAGACAATCAAAATCGAAGTTTATTTCACATTGCTGTTTTAAATCGGCAAGAGAGTGTATTCAATCTAATATATGAGATTGCCGCAGTCAAGGAAATCATTTTGACCTATGTtgatgacaaaaatgaaaatatcctGCACTTAGCCGGATATTTGGCACCTTCAAGTCGATTAAATATTGTATCAGGAGCAGCCCTTCAAATGCAACGGGAGTTGTTGTGGTTTAAG GAGGCAGAAAAGATTGTGCCGCCTTCATACCTGAACATGAAGAGTTCTGGGCTAACACCAGGGGATTTATTTACGAAGAAACATAAAAATCTACGGAGAGAAGGTGAAAAGTGGATGAAGGATACAGCAAACTACTGTATGATCGTGGCAACATTGATTACAACTGTGGTTTTCGCTGCAGCTTTCACTGTACCGGGTGGTAGCAGTCAAGACACAGGCACCCCTATTCTCTTGAAAAGTATTTGGTTTAGGGTATTTTTCATATCAGATGCAATAGCACTgttctcatcttcttcttcaatatTAATTTTCTTGTCAATTCTCACATCACGTTTCACAGAAATGGATTTCCTAGTGTCATTACCATCAAAGTTGGTGTTGGGACTCACCACACTCTTCATCTCTATAGCAGGCATGGTGGCAGCCTTCAGTGCAACCTGCTTTTTAGTCTTTAAAAGTGAAATGGCATCGCTTCCAACTGTTATAATTGCTTTAGCTGGTGTAccaattattttgtttgttttgctacATTATAAACTTTGGGTTGATATCATCCGCTCAACATTCTTGTCTAGGTTTCTTTTTAAGCCACGTAAAAATAGGTTTCTTTGTCTAGGTATCCGCTTTTAA